Proteins from one Streptomyces sp. NBC_00289 genomic window:
- a CDS encoding TetR/AcrR family transcriptional regulator: MVRYTKEHKQETRQRIITAAGRRLKRNGIDGSGVATLMKDAGLTNGTFYAYFPSKDELVATAVADQMRAQHENIVAQAAPGRAGLEQMIRWYFSTEQRDSIEDGCPNAALLDEIARSTHPTRQAYTDGALILIDGFAARLAPHDPPSARLKSLSLLGMMAGTLQLSRALTDRQLADQLLEQGIRNALALLDAEQHN; the protein is encoded by the coding sequence ATCGTGCGGTACACGAAAGAACACAAACAGGAGACACGGCAGCGGATCATTACGGCGGCCGGCCGCCGACTCAAGCGCAACGGCATCGACGGCTCCGGAGTCGCGACGCTCATGAAGGACGCGGGCCTGACCAACGGCACCTTCTACGCCTACTTCCCCTCCAAAGACGAACTCGTCGCCACCGCGGTCGCCGACCAGATGCGCGCGCAGCACGAGAACATCGTCGCGCAGGCGGCGCCCGGCCGTGCCGGACTCGAGCAGATGATTCGCTGGTACTTCTCCACCGAGCAGCGCGACAGCATCGAGGACGGCTGCCCCAACGCCGCCCTCCTCGACGAGATCGCACGCTCCACACATCCCACCAGGCAGGCGTACACCGACGGCGCGCTGATCCTCATCGACGGCTTCGCCGCCCGCCTGGCACCCCACGATCCGCCATCAGCACGCCTGAAGTCCCTCAGCCTCCTCGGCATGATGGCGGGAACACTGCAACTCTCCCGTGCCCTCACCGACCGGCAACTCGCCGACCAACTCCTCGAGCAGGGCATCCGCAACGCCCTCGCACTGCTGGATGCCGAGCAGCACAACTGA
- the rph gene encoding rifamycin-inactivating phosphotransferase → MSEPYVLGLHEVDETQVAVVGGKGAHLGRLSRIDGIRVPAGFCVTTDAFQRVMGQGPSIDDRLDQLSRVNPDDREAIRTLSAQIRRTIEGTTIPGDLAAAITRAHAQLGEQAGYAVRSSATAEDLPTASFAGQQDTYLNVVGPTAILEHVSRCWASLFTERAVTYRRRNGIDHRTVHMAVVVQQMVFPDAAGILFTADPVTGNRKIATVDAGFGLGEALVSGLVNPDVFKVRDGEVVAKAIAAKQRAVHALPAGGTRAVAIDVQRQEQPALTDAQVVRLVELGRRIEAHFGVPQDIEWCLADDGFQIVQSRPITTLFPIPEAGDEENHVYVSVGHQQMMTDPMKPLGFSMWQLTAMVAMHEAGGRLFVDVTRRLASPASRAGLLDLIGRGDPLVRDALETVLKGDDFVPSLPDAGPGGPPARGASAQIDTDPAVVTELIERSQASMAALERDIRTKTGPALFDFLLDAFEEHKRVLSDPLSIQAIMAGMEATWWLNDKLQEWLGEKNAADTLTLSAPDNVTSEMGLALLDVADVIRPHPEVVAFLRDVEDEGFLDELAKLAGGAEARDAIDAYLDRYGMRCVGEIDITRPRWRERPSTLVPVILDNVRNFEPGAAERRFGQGRLKARMKEQEVLSRLRALPGGNQKADETKRMIDRVRTFIGYREYPKYGIISRYFVYKQALLEEAERLVQAGVIPEREDIFYLTFQELHDVVRSNQVDDQLIQQRKDAFRSYQALTPPRVLTSDGEALTGAYRRDDVPAGALVGLPVSAGTTEGRARVILDMADADLEAGDILVTTFTDPSWSPLFVAVAGLVTEVGGLMTHGAVIAREYGLPAVVGVDQATRLIRDGQRIRVHGTDGYVEILP, encoded by the coding sequence ATGAGCGAGCCGTACGTGTTGGGTCTTCACGAGGTCGACGAGACGCAGGTCGCGGTCGTAGGCGGCAAGGGCGCGCACCTGGGACGGTTGTCGCGGATCGACGGTATCCGCGTGCCGGCCGGCTTTTGCGTGACGACGGACGCCTTCCAACGGGTCATGGGACAGGGGCCGTCGATCGACGATCGGCTCGATCAGCTGTCGCGCGTGAACCCGGACGACCGGGAGGCGATCCGCACGCTCAGCGCGCAGATTCGCCGGACCATCGAAGGGACTACCATCCCGGGCGACCTCGCGGCGGCGATCACCCGCGCGCACGCCCAACTCGGCGAACAGGCCGGCTACGCCGTCCGATCCAGCGCGACGGCGGAGGACCTGCCGACGGCCTCCTTCGCCGGCCAGCAGGACACGTACCTGAACGTCGTGGGGCCGACGGCGATCCTCGAGCACGTCAGCCGGTGCTGGGCCTCGCTGTTCACCGAACGGGCGGTGACCTACCGCCGGCGTAATGGCATCGACCACCGAACGGTCCACATGGCCGTGGTCGTGCAGCAGATGGTCTTCCCGGATGCGGCCGGCATCCTGTTCACGGCCGACCCCGTCACGGGCAACCGGAAGATCGCCACCGTGGACGCCGGCTTCGGCCTAGGCGAGGCACTGGTCTCCGGCCTGGTGAACCCGGACGTCTTCAAGGTGCGAGACGGGGAAGTCGTCGCGAAGGCGATCGCCGCCAAACAGCGTGCCGTTCACGCCCTGCCGGCGGGCGGTACGCGGGCCGTGGCGATCGACGTGCAGCGGCAGGAGCAGCCGGCGCTGACGGATGCGCAGGTCGTGCGGCTCGTGGAGCTCGGGCGGCGGATCGAAGCGCACTTCGGCGTCCCGCAGGACATCGAATGGTGCCTGGCCGACGATGGCTTCCAGATCGTTCAGAGCCGGCCGATCACTACGCTGTTCCCTATCCCCGAGGCCGGCGACGAGGAGAATCACGTCTACGTCTCCGTCGGTCATCAGCAGATGATGACCGACCCCATGAAGCCCCTGGGGTTCTCGATGTGGCAGCTGACGGCCATGGTGGCGATGCACGAGGCCGGCGGGAGACTGTTCGTCGACGTCACCCGGCGCCTGGCCTCGCCCGCGAGCCGAGCCGGGCTTCTGGACCTCATCGGGAGAGGTGATCCGCTGGTCAGGGACGCGCTGGAGACCGTCCTCAAGGGCGACGATTTCGTCCCCTCGCTCCCCGACGCGGGTCCCGGCGGGCCGCCGGCTCGCGGCGCGTCCGCCCAGATCGACACCGATCCGGCCGTCGTCACCGAGCTGATCGAGCGCAGCCAGGCGTCCATGGCCGCCCTGGAGCGCGACATCCGGACGAAGACCGGACCCGCGCTGTTCGACTTCCTGTTGGATGCCTTCGAGGAGCACAAGCGGGTGCTCAGTGATCCGCTGAGCATTCAGGCGATCATGGCGGGGATGGAGGCCACGTGGTGGCTCAACGACAAGCTGCAGGAGTGGCTGGGCGAAAAGAACGCGGCTGACACGCTCACGCTGTCCGCCCCCGACAACGTCACGTCGGAGATGGGACTGGCGCTCCTCGACGTCGCGGACGTGATCCGCCCCCATCCGGAGGTCGTGGCGTTCCTCCGGGACGTCGAGGACGAGGGCTTCCTCGACGAGTTGGCGAAACTCGCGGGCGGGGCCGAAGCGCGCGATGCCATCGACGCCTACCTCGACCGGTACGGCATGCGCTGCGTCGGCGAGATCGACATCACGAGGCCACGTTGGCGCGAGCGCCCCAGCACGCTCGTGCCCGTGATCCTCGACAACGTCAGGAACTTCGAACCGGGCGCCGCCGAGCGCCGCTTCGGGCAAGGGCGGCTGAAGGCGCGGATGAAGGAACAGGAGGTGCTGTCACGCTTGCGGGCCCTGCCGGGCGGAAACCAGAAAGCCGACGAGACCAAGCGGATGATCGACCGGGTCAGAACCTTCATCGGCTACCGGGAGTACCCGAAGTACGGCATCATCAGCCGCTACTTCGTCTACAAGCAGGCCCTGCTGGAGGAGGCCGAGCGCCTCGTGCAGGCAGGCGTGATTCCTGAGAGGGAGGACATCTTCTACCTCACGTTCCAGGAACTCCACGACGTCGTGCGCTCGAACCAGGTGGATGACCAGCTCATCCAGCAGCGCAAGGACGCCTTCCGGTCGTACCAGGCGCTCACACCGCCCCGGGTGCTCACCTCGGACGGCGAAGCGCTCACCGGGGCGTACCGACGCGACGACGTACCGGCCGGAGCCCTGGTCGGCCTACCGGTTTCCGCCGGGACCACCGAGGGGAGGGCCCGCGTCATCCTTGACATGGCGGACGCCGATCTCGAAGCGGGCGACATCCTGGTCACGACCTTCACGGACCCCAGCTGGTCGCCGCTGTTCGTCGCAGTCGCGGGCCTGGTGACGGAGGTGGGCGGCCTGATGACCCATGGCGCGGTGATCGCCCGGGAGTACGGCTTGCCGGCCGTCGTGGGCGTGGACCAGGCCACCCGGCTGATCCGGGACGGGCAGCGGATCCGCGTACACGGAACCGACGGGTACGTCGAGATCCTGCCTTGA
- a CDS encoding serine/threonine-protein kinase has protein sequence MASRSCAEILAGRYRLDTLIGSGGAADVHRGFDLRLKRPVAVKVFRPGTGFETDEGLGSEAVILARLQHPGLVTAYDAGRHDGRAYLVMQLIEGPTLKGRIAKGPLSCEDTVALGAGLAEALAHAHEAGIVHRDVKPSNILLDASGRPYLTDFGISRLIDATTRTATGTLIGTAAYLSPEQVLGQSVGRPADIYALGLVLLECLTGRLEYDGGPLEAAIARLHRPPLLPDSLPRELAVLLRDMTSLDEQTRPSALACARTLAALAETPRSMPVVPTANVTPVVRSRKRAQDDDFTHLHPLPDADRAAPKTAPAQRRVLVAGGTVALAAVMAATLALTDDSSHQGNNEKATRSFSRPAETAGTEGSSPTGNNDTTPAPEAPSSSTHETSAGLLRDTSRRNAAAASDSLSRQPAGSIDTPHNTTSDSGVQTKTKPDTPDQHPAKSKSKKAEKAQQKSEKTETKAG, from the coding sequence TTGGCCTCCCGCAGTTGCGCCGAGATACTGGCCGGCCGCTACCGCCTGGACACTCTCATCGGCTCGGGTGGCGCAGCAGATGTCCACCGTGGCTTCGACCTGCGTCTGAAACGACCGGTGGCAGTAAAGGTCTTCCGGCCCGGCACCGGCTTCGAGACGGACGAAGGCCTCGGGAGCGAGGCAGTGATCCTGGCACGGCTGCAGCATCCGGGACTGGTCACCGCCTACGACGCCGGACGGCACGACGGCCGCGCCTATCTCGTCATGCAGCTGATCGAGGGCCCCACGCTGAAAGGCCGCATCGCCAAGGGCCCTCTCTCCTGCGAAGACACCGTCGCGCTCGGCGCCGGCCTCGCCGAGGCCCTGGCTCACGCGCACGAGGCGGGCATCGTTCACCGCGACGTCAAACCGTCCAACATCCTCCTCGACGCGTCGGGCCGCCCCTACCTGACCGACTTCGGTATCTCCCGGCTGATCGACGCCACCACCCGCACCGCCACCGGCACACTCATCGGCACCGCCGCGTACCTGTCGCCCGAGCAGGTACTCGGCCAGTCGGTCGGTCGACCCGCCGACATCTACGCCCTCGGCCTCGTGCTCCTCGAATGCCTCACGGGCAGGCTCGAGTACGACGGCGGTCCCCTCGAGGCAGCGATAGCGCGGCTCCACCGCCCACCCCTGCTGCCCGACTCTTTGCCACGAGAGCTCGCCGTCCTGCTGCGGGACATGACCTCCCTGGACGAGCAGACCCGCCCGTCCGCGCTCGCCTGTGCCCGGACACTGGCCGCCCTGGCCGAGACGCCCCGCTCCATGCCCGTCGTGCCCACCGCGAACGTCACGCCCGTCGTCCGCAGCCGGAAACGGGCGCAGGACGACGACTTCACGCACCTGCACCCGCTGCCGGACGCGGACCGAGCCGCTCCGAAGACCGCACCCGCACAGCGCCGCGTCCTGGTGGCCGGCGGAACCGTCGCGCTCGCCGCTGTCATGGCCGCCACCCTCGCCCTCACCGACGATTCCTCACACCAAGGAAACAACGAGAAGGCCACTCGCTCCTTCAGCCGACCCGCCGAGACAGCCGGCACCGAAGGCAGCAGCCCCACGGGAAACAACGACACCACCCCGGCACCCGAGGCCCCGTCGTCCTCCACCCACGAGACCTCCGCCGGGCTGCTCCGCGACACCTCCAGGAGAAACGCCGCCGCCGCTTCCGACAGCCTGAGCCGACAACCAGCCGGTTCGATCGACACTCCTCACAACACCACGTCCGACAGCGGAGTACAGACGAAGACGAAGCCGGATACGCCCGACCAACATCCTGCAAAATCCAAATCCAAGAAGGCCGAAAAGGCGCAACAGAAATCCGAGAAGACGGAAACCAAGGCCGGCTGA
- a CDS encoding VWA domain-containing protein, producing the protein MTATSMSKGANLPVAAEAVQVELGWSGGPGAPDADASALLLRADGRVRDDGNFVFYNQPQHASGAVRHLGKRRDGGGTTDTVGVNLGALEPEVERVVLCASADGGTFGQLSGLRLRLLDAGTGGQLALFEMEATTETAFIGGELYRRAGQWKFRAVGQGYASGLAGLATDFGISVDEEPGAAASTAPSTASPQPTSTFPPAPGPLAPPPAVPSAPPRPGPPTPPRPPITPATAASSSPRLVKGEEQLPVDMRKRLSLRKEQVAVSLRKHGAEGVTARVILVLDASGSMSFLYSKGVVADVVERMAAVAAQLDDDGEMQAWTFASNPARLPDLALGDLPEWLQRHVRVGELTLFRRKKPRKGLLPGQVDMRAVGIQNEEQKVIAEVRTYVREHPAAAPTLVLFFSDGGVYRNKEIETELREAAGEPVFWQFVGLGRSDYGMLERFDTLPGRRVDNVGFFAVDDISDVPDAELYDRLLSEFPSWMREARRLGIV; encoded by the coding sequence ATGACAGCGACATCGATGAGCAAGGGCGCCAACCTTCCCGTCGCCGCCGAGGCGGTGCAGGTCGAGCTCGGCTGGTCCGGGGGCCCCGGCGCGCCGGATGCCGATGCCTCGGCGTTGCTGCTCCGTGCCGACGGGCGGGTGAGGGACGACGGGAACTTCGTCTTCTACAACCAGCCCCAGCACGCCTCGGGTGCCGTGCGTCATCTGGGGAAGCGGCGGGACGGTGGCGGTACGACGGACACCGTCGGCGTGAATTTGGGGGCCCTGGAGCCGGAGGTCGAGCGGGTCGTTCTCTGCGCCTCCGCGGACGGGGGCACCTTCGGCCAGTTGTCGGGTCTGCGGCTGCGGCTGCTCGACGCCGGGACGGGTGGGCAGCTGGCGTTGTTCGAGATGGAGGCCACGACGGAGACGGCGTTCATCGGCGGAGAACTGTACCGACGGGCCGGTCAGTGGAAGTTCCGCGCGGTGGGGCAGGGGTACGCGTCCGGACTCGCCGGCCTGGCCACCGACTTCGGGATCAGCGTGGACGAAGAACCGGGCGCCGCCGCGTCAACGGCTCCCTCCACGGCCTCACCCCAGCCCACCTCCACGTTTCCACCCGCGCCCGGCCCCCTGGCGCCCCCGCCTGCCGTCCCGAGCGCTCCGCCCCGGCCTGGCCCTCCCACCCCGCCCCGGCCCCCGATCACCCCGGCCACGGCCGCTTCCTCCTCCCCGCGTCTCGTCAAGGGCGAGGAGCAGTTGCCGGTGGACATGCGCAAGCGACTCTCCCTGCGCAAGGAGCAGGTGGCCGTCAGTCTGCGCAAGCACGGGGCGGAGGGGGTGACCGCGCGCGTCATCCTGGTCCTGGACGCCTCCGGGTCGATGTCGTTCCTGTACTCGAAGGGTGTCGTGGCCGACGTCGTGGAGCGGATGGCCGCGGTGGCCGCGCAGCTCGACGACGACGGTGAGATGCAGGCGTGGACGTTCGCGTCGAACCCGGCCCGGCTGCCGGACCTCGCCCTGGGTGACCTGCCCGAGTGGCTGCAGCGTCATGTCCGGGTCGGTGAACTGACGTTGTTCCGGCGCAAGAAGCCGCGGAAGGGTCTGCTGCCGGGCCAGGTGGACATGCGCGCGGTCGGAATACAGAACGAGGAGCAGAAAGTGATCGCCGAGGTGCGGACGTACGTCCGTGAGCACCCGGCCGCAGCCCCCACGCTGGTGCTCTTCTTCTCCGACGGCGGCGTCTACCGAAACAAGGAGATCGAGACGGAACTGCGGGAGGCGGCGGGCGAACCGGTCTTCTGGCAGTTCGTCGGACTTGGACGCTCCGACTACGGCATGTTGGAGCGGTTCGACACCCTGCCGGGCCGGCGCGTCGACAACGTGGGCTTCTTCGCCGTCGACGACATCAGCGACGTACCGGATGCGGAGCTTTACGACCGGCTGCTGTCCGAGTTCCCGTCGTGGATGCGCGAGGCACGGCGGTTGGGCATCGTCTGA
- a CDS encoding MBL fold metallo-hydrolase, translated as MGELNQVGDGVWVRQSEWVWANSIAVRGEEGLILIDPGIHGSELQQLADAVDRLGIPVVAGFSTHPHWDHLLWHSRFGDVPRYATPTAAHVASQARERAQEMAAESASGVPLDLVALVTPLPTDGGPVPGEIIEHRAHAVGHAAVLLADRGVLLAGDMLSDVLIPLFDFRQDDQVGAYAAALARLGEVAGQVDVVVPGHGAVAEGPEVAARLAADHAYIEGAPARRGTRRRAS; from the coding sequence ATGGGCGAGCTGAATCAGGTGGGCGACGGCGTCTGGGTCCGGCAGAGCGAGTGGGTCTGGGCCAACTCCATCGCGGTGCGCGGGGAGGAAGGGTTGATCCTGATCGATCCCGGCATTCATGGCTCCGAGTTGCAGCAACTCGCCGATGCCGTGGACCGGCTCGGCATCCCGGTGGTGGCCGGGTTCTCCACCCATCCCCACTGGGACCACCTGCTCTGGCATTCCCGGTTCGGAGACGTGCCGCGCTACGCCACCCCCACCGCCGCCCACGTTGCCAGTCAAGCCCGAGAGCGGGCACAGGAGATGGCGGCGGAGAGCGCGTCCGGCGTTCCGCTCGACCTAGTCGCGCTGGTCACCCCGCTGCCCACGGACGGCGGACCGGTACCGGGCGAGATCATCGAGCATCGGGCGCACGCTGTCGGCCACGCCGCGGTCCTCCTCGCGGACCGTGGCGTCCTGCTCGCCGGCGACATGCTCTCCGACGTCCTGATCCCGCTCTTCGATTTCCGCCAAGACGATCAGGTGGGAGCCTACGCGGCCGCGCTCGCCCGGCTGGGTGAGGTCGCCGGGCAGGTCGATGTCGTGGTCCCGGGCCACGGCGCCGTTGCCGAAGGTCCCGAGGTGGCGGCCCGCCTCGCCGCCGATCATGCCTACATCGAGGGCGCTCCGGCGAGGAGAGGAACCCGCCGACGCGCGTCTTGA
- a CDS encoding cupin domain-containing protein: MAEPQVPPLTVVRPGEGTEVDIGMIGVVFKLWGADTDGALSVVEHPFPVGALVPPHLHTREDEYSIVTEGEIGFRSGDREAVLGPGGYITKPRGELHTMWNAGPVPARMIEIITPAGFEHFFRELAELVSAGPPEPDAFAGLAEKYGLELGRPAWLPGIVERFGLTPPPGTG, translated from the coding sequence ATGGCTGAGCCACAGGTGCCTCCGCTCACCGTTGTGCGACCTGGCGAGGGGACCGAGGTCGACATCGGAATGATCGGGGTGGTCTTCAAACTCTGGGGCGCCGACACGGACGGCGCGCTATCGGTCGTGGAACACCCGTTTCCTGTTGGCGCACTCGTGCCGCCGCACCTGCACACGCGCGAAGACGAGTACTCGATCGTCACCGAGGGCGAGATCGGATTCCGCTCCGGCGACCGCGAGGCCGTCCTCGGCCCCGGCGGGTACATCACGAAGCCGCGCGGCGAGCTGCACACGATGTGGAACGCCGGGCCGGTCCCGGCCCGCATGATCGAGATCATCACTCCGGCCGGCTTCGAGCACTTCTTCCGCGAACTGGCCGAACTGGTGTCCGCCGGGCCGCCGGAGCCCGACGCGTTCGCCGGGCTTGCCGAGAAGTACGGCCTGGAGCTCGGCCGACCGGCATGGCTGCCCGGCATCGTCGAGAGGTTCGGGCTCACTCCGCCGCCGGGAACGGGGTAA
- a CDS encoding DoxX family protein: protein MNIAYWIVAGLLALFYLYAGAMKVFRSRDQLRPMMAWVDRIPLPAVRALGAVEILGATGLILPPLTGIAPWLALAATIGFVLLQIGAVTVHLTGEDRQITLNVGLIATTAVIIWPATTWL, encoded by the coding sequence ATGAACATCGCGTATTGGATCGTCGCCGGACTGCTCGCCCTCTTCTACCTCTACGCGGGCGCAATGAAGGTTTTCCGTAGCCGAGATCAGCTCCGCCCGATGATGGCCTGGGTCGATCGCATACCCCTGCCCGCCGTCAGGGCGCTGGGAGCGGTGGAAATACTCGGAGCGACCGGGCTGATCCTGCCGCCCCTGACCGGCATCGCACCCTGGCTGGCACTGGCCGCGACCATCGGGTTCGTGCTCCTGCAGATCGGTGCGGTCACTGTCCACCTGACCGGCGAGGACCGCCAGATCACCCTCAACGTCGGACTCATCGCCACTACGGCCGTGATCATCTGGCCGGCCACCACCTGGCTGTGA
- a CDS encoding cupin domain-containing protein, translating to MTEEAKSSAPQTDPAASVVGPDGGETIVMGTTHMRVLEDGSHTGHRLAVAESVLAPYTPGPPQHRHAQHDEGFYIVSGTVRFTVGDKDYDATTGAFVMVPPGAPHTFANVTDQPAVILSTFTPDLYVQYFRDLQNVIASGQPLTPQASAHAMSRYATEPATDIT from the coding sequence ATGACCGAAGAAGCGAAGAGCAGCGCGCCGCAGACCGACCCCGCCGCATCGGTGGTCGGTCCCGACGGCGGCGAGACGATCGTCATGGGCACCACGCACATGCGCGTCCTCGAAGACGGCAGCCATACCGGGCACCGCCTCGCAGTCGCCGAGTCCGTCCTCGCCCCGTACACCCCCGGACCGCCGCAGCACCGCCACGCCCAGCACGACGAGGGCTTCTACATCGTCTCCGGCACGGTGCGGTTCACCGTCGGGGACAAGGACTACGACGCCACCACGGGCGCGTTCGTGATGGTCCCGCCCGGCGCACCGCATACCTTCGCCAACGTCACCGACCAACCCGCCGTCATACTCAGCACCTTCACCCCCGATCTGTACGTGCAGTACTTCCGAGACCTCCAGAACGTGATCGCCAGCGGCCAGCCGCTGACGCCACAGGCCAGCGCCCACGCGATGAGCCGCTACGCGACCGAGCCCGCCACCGACATCACCTGA
- a CDS encoding LysR family transcriptional regulator, which produces MELRTLRYFVAVAEELHFGRAATRLHMSQPPLSRAIKQLETEVGALLFARSPAGVTLTPVGAVLLDEARALLDQADRLRVRVTAAAGVATIAVGILGDSTDPGATRLAAAYRRSHPGIDIRIRDTDLTDPTCGLRAGLVDVALTRAPFDEAALTVRELRTDPVGVVLRADDPLARRGRLQLADLGDRRWFQFPQGTDPIWQSYWNGGVPREGPVVRVVQECLQAVLWNGTVGLAPLGHDLPAELAVVPLTDMAPSRVVAVWNEGDTNPLIRSFIEIATAAYRH; this is translated from the coding sequence GTGGAGCTACGTACCCTGCGCTACTTCGTGGCGGTCGCCGAGGAACTCCACTTCGGCCGGGCCGCCACTCGACTGCACATGAGCCAGCCGCCGCTGAGCCGGGCGATCAAGCAGTTGGAGACCGAGGTCGGTGCCCTGCTGTTCGCCCGCTCGCCTGCCGGCGTCACGCTCACCCCGGTGGGCGCAGTGCTGCTCGATGAGGCGCGGGCCCTGCTCGACCAGGCCGACCGCCTCCGCGTACGGGTGACCGCGGCGGCCGGCGTCGCGACCATCGCCGTCGGCATCCTGGGCGACAGTACTGACCCCGGAGCGACCAGGCTGGCCGCGGCCTACCGTCGAAGCCACCCCGGCATCGACATCCGCATCCGCGACACCGACCTGACCGACCCGACCTGCGGGCTGCGCGCCGGACTGGTCGACGTCGCCCTGACTCGGGCACCGTTTGACGAGGCCGCCCTGACGGTGCGTGAGCTGCGTACCGATCCGGTGGGCGTGGTCCTGCGCGCGGACGATCCGCTGGCCCGCCGCGGCCGGCTGCAGCTGGCCGACCTGGGCGATCGCCGCTGGTTCCAGTTCCCGCAGGGGACCGACCCGATCTGGCAGTCGTACTGGAACGGCGGCGTGCCGCGTGAGGGCCCAGTCGTGCGGGTCGTCCAGGAATGCCTGCAGGCCGTGCTGTGGAACGGCACGGTCGGCCTGGCCCCGCTCGGGCACGACCTGCCCGCTGAGCTGGCCGTGGTGCCGCTGACCGACATGGCGCCAAGCAGAGTGGTGGCGGTGTGGAACGAGGGTGACACCAACCCGCTGATCCGATCGTTCATCGAGATCGCGACAGCCGCGTACCGCCACTGA